The sequence TTGTCGGAGAAGGCAAAATTATTCCAATACTACCGCAACTTATGTTTAAACCCTTCCAACGTTGAATACCAAAAAACGTTTCTCACGGTGCACACAGTTCTGTGTAGAGAAAGTTTTGAATGGATTTTGCTTCTCCCTATCTCTACCTGTACACCTGACAAAGACAGTTTTCAAGGAATAGGCATCTGATCACCATGGTTTCCTGGCTCTGTTTCCTTATGGCATATTTTTATATGGTATTGCTTTCAGTAAATTGTTCGTCAAGTATTGGCAAAAGTGGGTTAGAGCCtacaatttgaatatttttttgaaccGGAACTATCAAGAACCATCCTCGTTGCTACAAACCGATGTCCTTAGCGTTGAGttagtttaattattaaatatcataacaaaattaatatatcatATCATTAAACCAAAACGATTCAAAATATAACAAAGGGATTTCAAGAAAACTGCCATTAGtaaaaagaaacagaaaaaagtaaCACATTAAAGTCAAAGACGGGCCAAGCGAGGaagaagaaaacacaaaaacggaagtaaaaaaaaacaaaatcaactcAACAGTGAATATGCATTTCGAGTGTGATAGACCAATTACCGACATCACTTTCCAGGCAGCCAAACCACCATACAAGCATAATAACCCACCACcgacaccaccaccaccaccaccaccatcaaTTCGACCACCGCCACTAAGACCACCTTCGTCGTTAGGAGCATCATTATCATCattattatcatcatcattatcatttttaatatttttttgtttatcatttctgCTGTGTTCGTCCTTATTACAAACACCGTTAGTACGTGTCGTAGCCGTAGCGTCACGTTGACGTGCACCCACCTTTCTCGCTTCCTTTTCCGCTTTCAGTTTAAGTTTTTCCTCCTTCTTTTTGCGTTCCATAGTTTCATTCTTCTTATTGTCGGATTTCTCCTCTGcgcaaatttaaaacaaaagagagcAAACAGAGTGCATTCATTGTATTGTATATAGATTGTATGTATGAGAACAAATtgcgttgtgtgtgtgtgtatgtgtgtgtttgcatgCGGAAATTATGCAAATTATCTATCATCATATGTAATTACAGGCGGTGATGGAAATTACTCCACTATTTACAAGCTTCCTACTGGGCTATTGTGGGCAACTTTCAGTTGGGAGTGTGAAGCTGTGAAAGTTGGCTGAACTGTTTTAAGAGCGCTTTGGGAAAGGAATAGCGACCAGAGGTGGGAAAGTGGGACGAGAATACTCCAGTGTTCTTTTAGGATTTCTATTTAACTTTCAGTGATTCTCTTCTGAGGCCCTTAGTCTTAGCTATAATTACAGAGCACAAAAAAAACAGGTTCTTTGGAGGGGTGCGTATTGCTAATTGGATGTTGTAGAGGCCATTAAATTGGTGCAGAGAGGCTTGCTGCACTTCTTTTGCATACCAACTAAAcgcctttaattttatttcctgaAGGCTCTGGAAAAGTTGTTAGGAAGCCTATTCTCTCTTACAAGATAAAAATTTGCCCAGATTAACGCGGATCTCCTAAGACCGGTCGAGCTCTTTGCCTACCAAAGGTAGCGTGtgcagaaataataaaatattaataatttagtatCTATGGTCTTCCCAGTGGCCGAGACTATGACCTAAAAATCTGTTTTGTCTCAATACAGGAGCATTCTTGATTTCATTCGGAACCATTTGATTTCAATCAAAGATGTTCATTTTTGTCTTTGAAAAAGCAGAACAGTTCTAAAAAACATGCTCTGTGGTTTCATCATCCTCCACACAGGTCCATGGAGGTTTCCAATGTGAGTTTTTGTGAGATGGCATTTTAAGTAAAAACCCTACTATTTTACGCatgttttaaaattggaaaatgttTTATAAGTCTTTTGGCTTGACGGAGCTCTTGAGTGACTCCCTAATGGGTAATCTTTGAGTATTCCCCCACTATTTACCCTGCATTTAGCTTCTGCCCGGTTGATATCACAATATGGTTCTGGACCGTGAAAATCGGCTGCCCATCGCGCCCTAGtcagttcatcagcaatttcattaccTTTTATTTCGGAGTGACCCGGAATCCCTGAGCAAAGTACAATTTCATTTGTTGCACTGAGTTGCCCTTTGCTGCCCCTGATGTGTTTGATGTGTGCCAAACGGTTTTGCTAATCTTTAATTTGCTTGCAAGTTATTGCTTATCAAATTTTTGAGTAATACTTTTTTCAGGGATTTTTACTTCGAAATTTTTTgaagctaaaagaaaaacaaatacaaataataatttgttgttgttgtcttgtTACGCTAAGCTATTAATCaaacataggttaggttaggttaggtttagcAGCCGCAtagcacatagagacaacgatgccacttagaccacgaaatgagtccgttgtgagccgcgggggctaggctacatttccctctccatattgaaccatcctgagcgtttgacaaagcgtaaaaggttgttgttaCCTAATGTGTATTGATTATCTATATTCaataagaagtaggatcttaaatatcgattcctgcttctggctagagcccggcatatgcaaaaaaggtgtggaattgtttccaactcctcctcatttctgcagctaggacagaatcatgcgtgtaaacgcctaatatCTTTCATGATTTCCTAtaagacaatgtcctgtgaggacCCCTACTAAGCTCCTGATtagaagtctactcagttttattatACTCTACGTaagtttagccttggccatgtatGCCTAGCAATtgcacaggtgttaacgctaatctaTCTTtaatttgcagaactgattagtgcgtccttaacgagaagcttacaagttgcgagaggtatctccacaaaattacttatgtttggtatacaggtaccttctcttgcaagttggtctgccctacagttccctggtatatctctgcgGCGTGGcacccagcataagataatacgattttgcttggccatctcatttagagattggcgacaacgtaagacactccttgatgttgtttggaatgcatccagcgCTCggagggcagcttggctgtctgatagaatgtatatatccgttgatgatatactgtttatctttaaccattttaaggtgatccggtagtttaaaggattcactaatagaaagctcttcgcaaaataaccctgatcctacaccggtgacCATTTTAGagccgtccgtgtagatcttaacgggtgtattgggtgttggatcttcttcaagccattccagtctagaaggaaTTTTcgttaggaaattcctttcgaagcaaaaaatgggagggtgataatcacagtcactgggtatatccgtgtaggagtctaagatggttgaatgtccatgtgtgacagtcctccattgttagctcgctttgagccttaaagcggagcaggccgctgagtatttgcagaagagatctaggggcgGCAGATGTAGCgtgatatccaaagccatggatggcatggttttcatggcgccacatattgctaattattcaataaattagaataggttttttctgcataggacatcaccagacaacatttccatatagaagaatgggtctgacgacagcagtgtaaagccaatgagcaaccttaggtttaattacccaggtcttacctaaagctctcttacaggcataaaaagctaggtttgccttcctaactctttctaagatgtttgacttccaagtcagtttcctatctatgtttaatCTCAAGTATTTGGTTTCTtacgaaatcacaagagcttcctccttgagcataattggacttagctgagggattctgtgtttcctagtgaacaatatgagttatgttttgtctgggttgactcctacatcacacttttctgcccacctagaaattatatctagagcattttgtattaggtctcttaatgtagatacaaatttatcaGAGGcggcaataacaacatcatcagcttaagctatcaccttacagcccaccgattccagcattaacagaagtttatttacaactgcgttccataaaaacagtaagaggactccaccttgcggtgtacctctacttactAATTTactgagcaccgattctcctagtttCGCTTTAATGATTCTGCTTTTTAGCATTTTGCCcatgaagcctaccaagcccggttctaccccaagatcagtgagtgctgcagtaattgccccACCCTTCgacattgttaaaggccccttcaatatcaaggaaagcggataaagtaaattcctgtttgtgcagtgaactctctgccgtgtaaataaggttatgtagagctgtctccaccgatttccctttcgtgtaggcattttaaaaacatatttttattaaagttggAAGCACCCCATGAAATCAATATCAAAAACATGATTTTCTCgtgaaataaagttttgaattttcggcTATATGATTCGCTCAACACGGCTTGGTGGTTAATGCCTGCAGGTTCATGAAACTTTTCTACAAAACTAAttctaaaaaaacgaaaaagtgggtgtgcttttgtttttgtaaaacactAAACAATGCTCGCTCTAAACTGCACTGTAGTCTTTAGCTGCATACTGAAAGATCTATTGTGTCCTCGTCATGGATTCAGAGAatttctctgagcccaacttcCTTGATAAATTTTAGTACTTGACCTTTTTTATggagttttatttcttcttctggtaaaatatgtttaccaaGGTCCCGCTTATACGTGAGTAGGCTGTTTCATCTTGCTTCCAACAGAACATGCAAGTTCCATTGAGGTATATTCCTAGGTTGGTAAGATCATGATTCAATCTACCATGGATTGTTACAAGTTattcttatttgattttatacaATCTTTAAATCGGCTCAGGCTAAAGCTACctatcattgattttgattgcggTAAATCCGGTGGATTGTCCCAGTATGATCTTATTCGCATTTCCTCTTGAACAAGAAGGGAGTAGTTAATCTTTCCTGGGCTACAAAATGGTTCTGAGTCTATAAATGGGAGGCTAATTTATCTGTCGTTTCTCTCCTAGCAATTTCTATTCGCCTGAACcagcttttgttatttttaggtgtgtccaattggcgccagtGAGTACGAGGAAGCAACGACTGGGGCGCATTGtttaactcggccaaaattgcgtaagcggttatcgcgtcaattaagaagaagaagctccTCGCTTGTGATGATAATAGTAATAATTATGGGCCAGGTAGTCagtttgtttatttcaaaagcCTTACAAATTCATGCATGCCCTCTGAGCTCCGGTCCACCAGGTAATAAAAGAGGTAATAACACTTGACGCTTTTCAGTTTCTTCGTCGTCAAAAGCAAGCGTGGTAGCTGGTGATAAATCTACTCACATGGCGAAGGAGACAGAGTTCCCAAGTGAGTGAGAGAACCAAATTCGTCCATCCTCTACAAGTGAGTTCTGCCGATCATCTCTGGCTTGCCTTTGCATGGAAGTGTGTCCTACGCCTGAGTTTGAATAGAAGCCAGCAATACTTTCGCAATATCAGAGGTATTGATGTTAGAGAGGGAGGTTCATCACAAATTCATCTCCTATGCAGTTGACCAGTCTACCTCTATTGGTGCCAACCTAAAATATGCGTGTCACTTGATAACTGTTCTTGAACGCAAGTAGACGTAGTGACTGCGATAAAAGAAAGAGCTGGGTTGTCTAAGGCGAAATTTCTCATATATCGACTGGTAATCACAACCCGCGTTTGACTGTGAAACAATCGAAATAATGACGAAAATGGATGGTTGACACAGATCGCGCTAAGAAAAACTGGTCTCTCGCAATCAAAATTCTTTTCCAGCTTTCGAATAAGTAGGGAAGATGTTTGTGGGTAGTGAAAAGCATCACTCTTTCAGCTCAGAAGAACCTCCAGTCCACTTTGAGGAATTCGGCTTAATCGGGTAAAAGTTGAGGAGTGTTTAAAGGAAGGTGAAAAGTTTGCTACGTTTTTGAAACCTGAAAATAGTGGACGGTCTTTCATAGATAATTTGTTTTTGACTTATGGATCCAATTGTGTTTTTGGGTAGATTCTCTAACTTACTGTGATTACTATTGCTGTTGGAGAACAGTGGAAAACTTCGGCTGGAAGAGTTCGAGCGTGAAGTTGGCGCCGAATACGCCTTATTGTTACTATTTTGAGTCCCCGCTGAAGATTTCGCTGTTGAAGACGCCGCTGATGAAATGGTATTACCGTTAGCATCATGTGTCGCTTTCTTATTATTGCCAACAACTAGTGTTGCGCTGGCAAGTTTTCCATTCGCCTTCTGGACATTGCAGCTGCTATTTCCAACACCTTTCTTATCTTTGTTGCCCAAAGTATAGGCATTCTTCGGTAGCGAGTTCTTGGCTACCATAGGACTAATTTTGGCACTCCCGCCAGCCTTAAGCGGCGGTGGACCCAAGCCATTGGTTGACTCTGAACCCACTAGTATGTTCATGGGTCGTTTGGGTGGTGAAGGCGGTTCGCGTAGCAGTGGCGCAATTTCATGCGCGCTTGATGAGGATTTGGTGTAAGAGGCATACCTGAAAATATTGTTGAGTAACCGTAATTGCTAAAAAAACAACCAACTCACCGAAAGCGCGGATTGCTGATGTGCACCGGCGAGGGATGTGGCACTTTGGCTGGACTGCGGAACTCTTTTATTGGTGGCAGTCGATTTTGTAGGTCCGTCAGTCGTCCCTTGGTATGCCTTCGCCCGGGATAGGTGTGCGTCGCTGGTGGAAAACTGCTGCAGCTGCTGATGCTCGAACCACTCGACGATGAGTTACTCAACGAATTGAGCGGCTTGCGTGGTATGGCACCCGAACAGCCTGCTGGACAGCCACCCGAATGTGAATGTGAATGATGGTGGTCATCGCGTGGCGACAGCGAGCCCGATACGGATGAGCCCGACGCCGAACCGGAAGGCGATAGTGAAAGTGTGCCATGCGCGGTTGTGGCACCTGGTGGCGCTAAATGATTATTCAGCACCGGTGTTTGCGTATACGCTGACATGGCTGATGGTGATATGGGTGAGGCGGGTGAGCAGAGACCACTCGAAATGGAAGACGTCTTAGAGTAGGCGGACATATGCGAAACGCCCGACAACGACGATGAACCAGTCGAACTCATCGAGTACAAGCTATCCGATTGTGCGACACGACCACCACCATTCGGACTGCGTGGATAGCGTCCGTGTAGTGCGGGATGTGGGTGGAAGGCTTGGTGACCGCTATGTGCATCGCCCATCGAATAGGAACTGGCCGAGGCGTGCACACCGCCAGCATCAACGCCGGCGGAAGCCCAGCTTTTGGCACCCATGGAATAGCTGCTAGCCGATTCCTGTATGCGCCATGTGCCCGAGCTAGAGGTGAGTCGATTCACACGTGCACGACATATGACACAGCGCAAAGGCAGCAATCGTTGAGCGACGGCGCTCTGTATTGTCTTGACAAAGCAGCGTCGACAGACGACGCGATGGCCGCAAGGCGATGTTTGCATGGTAGCGCGCGCATTAATGCAGATGACACACTCATCCTCCTGTGAGGTGGGTGGATCCGGTTCGCTCTCCTCGAGTTTGCTCAGCAGCTTGTCCTAGAAGAAAGAcagagaaagagagaaaaattagattgttgcaaaaataaaggcAAGTAAGTGAAGACTTATTGTTAATACGCATTTAAATTCGGTGGCGTAATAAACGAACTGCCTAAATGTAGGCAATGTTTACATTGCAATGAAAAGCTGTtgagaaatatttacaaaacgcGTTGATGTCTCTCTTCACTTAAGagtttgtttgtatatttgtatcaattttacatatttcttcCATTTCTCATGACTAATGACAGTGCATttagattaatttttattaatagctcGTTGGCGCTGGCGCATTAAAAATTTGATGTAATATAGAAGAATTGTgagtaattaaaatttgttagagATTAATGGAGCTTTAATATATAAGACAAAGTTTTTTTAGagcgtttattaaaaaaaaaattgtaaatgtaaACAGGTACgttttttacttattaaaaccCACGAACTGTTGTGATACGATAAATCTAGCTTAGAAACAAACTTGCCCACGGCTAGAGACCACACATGAATACCTATATAAGTACCCACACGCATTTCTCTCTGTatgttacttaaatggaaatattttttgcttatgcCCCACTGTGGATCTAGTTTAGGGCGCCCAATCCGTAGCTGAATATTAATGCGGATGGAAAGTCTATCAACTcatctatttttaaatattttaattagtcTGGGCAGTTTGTAAGTTTTTTCTGCAGaggaataattaaaacaaattcaataaatagAAAGCggaataagcagaattgtaatatttgttgtttgcttgtaaaatttttagatttttataaataaatataaaaaaaatttgtaatacattttttactataatttttttttgcggtgCAAATACGTTCCTTAACTTTAATACCAATATTTTTTAGACTGTTTGTGCTAACGATAAATCagtgctttttttaaataaaaattgtatttaatttttttcgtaaaaaaagttggtttttaaataaagtcTGAATATAGAAAATAGTTGATTATTTAggatcaaaattaattttaacactTTAATGGCTATGCAAACTCAAAAAGGGTTAGATGCAAtgtagataataaaaaatacctttCAGGTTTATTGAAGTGCTGAATTCAACTCAATGATCAAAAGGGATAACTTCAAAATGGCAGATCGAATATGGCGTACATTCGTTTTAATGCGTTACTTCTTCCCGAGAGCGTGAACTTTGGGGGTTTCGAATTTGTATTCTATTACTAGGGTATCAGAAGATCTGGATTTGATCAAATATTGCGTCTTTATGTGTTGCTAAAGACAAAAAACTCCAAATTGATATTATTTgcaactattaaaaaattataatattagttagtttttttttttttttaataatatattgtattttttcagaataattttccagaacatttgaaaaaaagaagctCAAGTAGGAAGTAATGCACCCTGATGTGATCCAGTAAAGAACATTTTTATAGGTGGAAtattcatatactcgtatgctaCAGAGTCATTAAAGGGTTAAAAGTCAGAGTAAAATAAATGGGTTctgaaaaactatttaaaatttcaaaaaaaaattccatacatCTTCTtgacgtttttttttgtaaacgttACAATTTATTGCATTGGAGAAaactaacatttttataataagtgtAAGGTTATAATACCTTTATATATCCGGAAAAAGGAAACGCACGTGTAAATTCtacggttgctttatttcaactaacGATACATACGAAAACTTAGAATAACGattgaacaaaaagttcatggcaaactatgattcttacaatcatgGTTTGCTATGATTCCTACAATTCTTGTACATGGCTTGCTATGGCTCTTATAATCATGGGCTGTTATGATTCTTACAAtaagttttatttagaaattattttattttattattagatcatcattttattattttaatgtaaataagttatttttaagaacacaaaattagttttagttcgtaaacaaataaaataaagggtttctagttagatttttatttgtttagacaaaagtttaaactctcatataataattttattgataagtaagctttaataaaataaaataaataagtataataatattttctttcctttttttgtgtttagatTAGAGTTTTCGGGAATTTTTGcattcctttattttattattttaatataaaaaaaaatagttttgtggatacgaaaaaaaaattaaaattttaaaaataaaaaattaaaaatttttttaattaaaaaaaaaataataaatagtttctGTTTTTAGATAAGATTTTGCTGTGggtgaatatttttgttaaaataaaaattttcaaagtaaaaaaaaacttctgctttcctttattttattattttaatacaaaaaaatatatattttttatgaacacaaaagtaattttcattcgtaagcaaaaaataataagaaaaatttaattacaattttttcttattttatttagataAGAGTTTTCGGGAATTATggcattcttttattttattattttaatataaaaacaaaatagttttgtggatatgaaaaaaaaaattaattttcaaagtaaaaaaataataataacaatttctttttgtttaaataagatttatctgtgggtaattttttttgttaaaatgaaagttttcaaagtaaaaaaaatctgctttcctttattttattattttaatataaaaaatatatatttttatgaacacaaaattaattttcattcgtaagcagataaaataaaaaaaaattaattaaaatttattttttgttttgtttagatAAGAGTTTTCGGGAATTTTTGcattcctttattttattattttaatataaaaaaacggatacgaaaagaaaattaaaattttcaaaaaaaaaaaggtaaaattaaaaaaaaaaaaaaaataatagttccTGTTTTTAGATAAGATTTTGCTGcgggtaaataattttttgttgaaataaaaattttcaaattaaaagtaatatatctacatatattttttaatatttttattacatcaaTATTATTTGAGTGTGAAAAACATATGGTATATTTGagaatcataaaaaataaaagaaaataacgaATTACAGAGAAACCTGTATTGGGCGGACGCTCACCGTGGGTCAACTTAGGCCAACTCAATCTGCCTTGGAAAGCGTAATTTGTTCTAATACCTATGACTTAGTATAGGAAAAATGTGCATACAAGAAAAGTGTCTATTGAATAGAGATGGCCGTTAGGTGAGGTTACACTGTA is a genomic window of Anastrepha ludens isolate Willacy chromosome 6, idAnaLude1.1, whole genome shotgun sequence containing:
- the LOC128867225 gene encoding collagen alpha-1(XVII) chain-like, translating into MRTSASRRSSAVTELAQNIKCDKLLSKLEESEPDPPTSQEDECVICINARATMQTSPCGHRVVCRRCFVKTIQSAVAQRLLPLRCVICRARVNRLTSSSGTWRIQESASSYSMGAKSWASAGVDAGGVHASASSYSMGDAHSGHQAFHPHPALHGRYPRSPNGGGRVAQSDSLYSMSSTGSSSLSGVSHMSAYSKTSSISSGLCSPASPISPSAMSAYTQTPVLNNHLAPPGATTAHGTLSLSPSGSASGSSVSGSLSPRDDHHHSHSHSGGCPAGCSGAIPRKPLNSLSNSSSSGSSISSCSSFPPATHTYPGRRHTKGRLTDLQNRLPPIKEFRSPAKVPHPSPVHISNPRFRYASYTKSSSSAHEIAPLLREPPSPPKRPMNILVGSESTNGLGPPPLKAGGSAKISPMVAKNSLPKNAYTLGNKDKKGVGNSSCNVQKANGKLASATLVVGNNKKATHDANGNTISSAASSTAKSSAGTQNSNNKAYSAPTSRSNSSSRSFPLFSNSNSNHKEKSDNKKNETMERKKKEEKLKLKAEKEARKVGARQRDATATTRTNGVCNKDEHSRNDKQKNIKNDNDDDNNDDNDAPNDEGGLSGGGRIDGGGGGGGVGGGLLCLYGGLAAWKVMSEEKRLAKEEDRLAKLIAKEEKKKGKKEAKELLIANDGNSKK